The proteins below are encoded in one region of Metabacillus dongyingensis:
- a CDS encoding LysR family transcriptional regulator, protein MDIKWLKTFIIAAKYENLRRASEDLFLTQPALSKHIKSLENHLNTILFDRVGKNISLTPAGYKFLSFATQIVEKYDKGMEEFEGWKQGYNRKLTIAVAPQIASSVLPDILRGFIDEHPGIEVIINIVNSFKIGEQIRLGKADIGISRMEPIQKDLSYEVIHRDPVILVAPYRKEKEQNEHLPVEVEILKQYRVLTNNHPTYWSNLLTEIKRYYPSIRTMPVTQIEISKRFIEKGLGVSYLPLSMVREELKHQKMIEVKQDKILSPMSFTYVVTKIETPEVKLFISFLTKAFEK, encoded by the coding sequence ATGGACATTAAGTGGTTAAAGACTTTTATAATAGCAGCAAAATATGAAAACCTTCGCCGGGCTTCTGAGGATCTCTTTTTAACACAACCAGCTCTCAGCAAACATATAAAAAGCCTTGAAAACCATTTGAATACTATATTGTTTGATCGAGTCGGCAAAAACATTTCTCTAACTCCTGCCGGTTATAAGTTTCTTTCATTTGCTACACAGATTGTAGAAAAATATGATAAGGGTATGGAAGAATTTGAAGGCTGGAAACAAGGATATAATCGCAAACTGACTATTGCTGTAGCTCCGCAAATCGCATCCTCTGTACTCCCGGATATTCTGCGGGGCTTTATAGATGAACATCCTGGTATAGAGGTCATTATAAATATTGTAAATTCATTCAAAATAGGGGAACAGATTAGACTTGGCAAAGCAGACATTGGCATCTCCAGAATGGAGCCTATTCAAAAAGACTTATCCTATGAAGTTATTCATCGAGACCCGGTTATCCTAGTGGCACCATATAGGAAGGAAAAAGAACAAAATGAACATCTTCCTGTTGAGGTAGAAATACTTAAACAATATAGGGTTTTAACAAATAACCATCCCACTTATTGGAGCAACCTTCTAACCGAGATTAAAAGATATTATCCAAGCATTCGGACAATGCCAGTTACTCAAATTGAAATTTCCAAACGGTTTATTGAAAAGGGATTAGGGGTATCATACTTGCCTTTATCTATGGTCCGCGAAGAATTAAAACACCAGAAAATGATCGAAGTAAAGCAAGATAAAATCCTTTCACCAATGTCTTTTACTTACGTTGTTACCAAAATCGAAACTCCTGAAGTGAAACTGTTTATATCCTTCCTAACAAAGGCATTTGAAAAATAG
- a CDS encoding class I SAM-dependent methyltransferase, producing the protein MDTTINKVKEKFNQNALQYDNQRRKLIPCFDDFYSIPISIIETYKESPRVLDIGAGTGLFSSFIRKKFPKAKMTLIDISENMLEQAKSRFKEDDYIDYLIADYTEHKFEEKFDIVVSSLSIHHLTDEAKKKLFDNIYFILNPDGVFINADQVLGHTPFIDSIYKNDWKNKINRSGLKGIEIQAAHERMKLDNDYTSQSN; encoded by the coding sequence ATGGATACCACTATTAATAAGGTAAAAGAAAAGTTTAACCAAAACGCACTTCAATATGATAATCAACGCAGGAAGTTAATTCCTTGTTTTGATGACTTTTATTCCATTCCAATATCAATTATCGAGACATATAAGGAATCACCAAGGGTCTTAGACATAGGGGCTGGAACTGGGTTATTTTCTTCCTTCATAAGAAAAAAGTTTCCGAAAGCAAAAATGACACTAATCGATATTTCCGAAAATATGTTGGAACAAGCTAAGAGTCGATTTAAAGAAGATGATTATATTGACTATCTGATTGCTGACTATACTGAGCATAAATTTGAAGAAAAGTTTGATATTGTGGTGTCCTCACTTTCGATTCATCATTTAACAGATGAAGCAAAAAAGAAGTTGTTCGATAATATTTACTTCATATTGAATCCTGATGGGGTTTTCATAAATGCTGATCAAGTACTTGGTCATACACCATTTATAGATTCCATTTATAAAAATGATTGGAAAAATAAAATAAATAGGAGTGGCTTAAAGGGTATCGAAATTCAGGCAGCACATGAGCGAATGAAACTTGATAATGACTACACTAGTCAATCAAATTAA